CAGTGCTGGAGGCCCGAGAGCGCGCCGCCTCCGGTGTCACCTCCCGTCATCCCGTCGGCGAAGGTCGGATTGACCGCCCTGACCGCCTGGTAGAACCACATGAAGGGGTTGATGAGCTTCAGGAACTGGAGGATGACGTAGAACAGCGTGCCGACCGCCAGCGCCAGGGCGTAGAGGACCCAGATGATAGAGCCTCCGATCACGCTGACGATCTGGCCGCCGATGCCCGAGGACATCGTGTCCAGGCCGAGGTCAGCGTTCGCCGCCCCGAAGTGCGCGTAGTCGAGCATGCCCGAGTACTTCGCGTGGCCCTTGTCGTCCTTCGCTGCCAGGGTCTCGTACGTGACGGTCTGCGAGGACCCCGAGACCTCAGCGAAAAACCAGCCCACGATATTGCCCAGACTGAACTCCGAGTCGGCGTAGCCAAGCATGGAACCACCCGAAGAAGGACGGCTCGTGACCGGCTTCCAGTTCTCATGCATGCCCTCGTCGTTCGACGGCGAGTTCTCCTCGCTGAAGTACGAGCTCGCATTCGAAGCCAGCTGGTAGAGGCTGTAGTTGTCGCGCTCCTTCTTGTCGTCCGCGGACGCCGGCGAAGAACTCGCCATCATGAGGACCGGCACGAACAGCGCGGCCAGGAGCACGAGGGCGAGCCGGCGCGCGAGCCTGCCCTGGCGGGCTCCGCCACCGCCGTGGCCGACCCAGGCACGCAGCCCCGCCACCGCCGTGATCGTCCCGATCATGGTCTCTCCCCTACTCCTCGCCTTCGTATCAGTGCTGACCTCGCTCATGCCTTGACCAGCTTCTTCGGCTTGGGCTTCCTCGCTGGCCGCCTTGCGCCGTCTTCGGGCTGCTGCAGGTTCTTCTCGCCGTCGCGGTGCTTGCCCCCGTCGCTCTGGCCCGCGTCAGCCTCGCCGTCGCCGCCCTCGCTGTGCTTCCGGATGCTGGTGAGGTTCGCGCCCGGCGCTGGCTTGTCGTGCATGATCGCGTCGATCCGCGCCGCCTCTTCGGCCCTGGCCACCTCCAGGCGGACCTGCCTGCGCTGGGCCTCGCGGTAGGGGTTGATCCCCAGTGCCAGGTCCAGGTGGAAGACCACGTTGGAGACGCCCCGGCGCAGGTACGTGAGGTTCTCGCCCTTGGTCGTGATGAGCTGGGCGAGATCCGGCGGAATCCGCTGGTGCAGCTGCTTCTGGTACTCCGCCACCGTGCCGTCGCGCATCGGGCCGAAGAGCGTGTAGTCCGCGGCGTCGAACTTGTTGAAGTCGCTGTCGGCCAGCATCTTGTCGACGTCGTTGTAGCTGTAGACCACCCGGCCGCCGCGCTCGTGCATATGGTCGAACTGGTCCTTGACGTACTTCTTCACCCGGTCGTCGATGTGCTCGGTGCCGTGGATGATCACCGTGTCGTCGAGCCCCAGCTTGCCAACGGCGAAGCCGACGATGTTCACCAGCTGCGCCATCGCCACACCCTTGCCGCGGCGCATGAGCCGCGAGAAGTCGTAGACCACGCGCCGCGAATCCCGGACCCCGTCCACGGCCGAGGCCGTGTGGTTGTTGAACAGGTCGCCGTTGGTGCTCAGCATCGCGTTGGCGATGCCCCTGAGCACGTTGTAGGCGCGCAGCTGGTCCGGGTCGGTCTTGCTGGAGTTCAGCAGCGCCTTGTGCGCGGTTGCCAAGTAGGAGACGAACATCTGAAGACGCGGCACCTGGGTGTGCGGGATGTTCACCACGCGCAGGCGATGACGCTGATTCTTGGCGTTATGCCGCCACATGCCCTGCTCGATGTAGAAGTCGGTCGCGGTGTCTTCGAGGGCGCTGCGGATGATCGAGCCGATCGCTCCGTCGCTGGTCTCGTAGAGCTGCGCGAACATCAGCTTGAGCTTCTCCATCTGGGCGGAGAAGACCGTCAGCTCGTCCTCCTCCTCGCCGAACATCTCGAACATGTTCACGTCGCCCTGATTCAGGTCCACGCGCGAGGTGAGCCGCTCGAACTTCGGGCCGAGCTTGTCGAGGTTCGCTCCGTCGAGGATGAGGTGGACGACCTGGCCGTTGTTCAGCAGCGCCGCCTGCGAGATCTTCGAGCACCACATGTTGGCCACCCGCTGGCGGTCGAGGTACTCGCTGAGCGTGGCGTCGGCGACGATCGCGTGGTGGTCGTAGGCGTTGACGTCCATGAGCACGGCGCTGTTGTTGACGTCGCCGACCATGTAGCCGACGTACTCGCCGCCCTTGTCGTTGAGGCCATTGGTCACCAGCGAGTACGAGCCGGCCAGCTCGGTCGAGGTGAAGTGGAAGCCCTTGCCCTTCTTCTTCTCGTTGTTCTTCCACAGGCCCGAGAGCTCCTGACGCTGCTCGCCTGCGTAGGGCGCAGCCTTCAGCGTGCCGAATCGGTCGATGTACAGACGCGTGACCCGGTCGATCGTGTCGTCCAGGGTCGCCAGATCGGGGGCTTTGAGGAAGAGCCGGTTGTGCACCGAGAGGTAGCTCGCACCGTCCTGGATCTCGCCGATCGTGACCCCGAGGTCACCGGAGATCTTCGCGGCCTTGCGCTTGGAGGAGGTCGTGCCCGTCTCCTCCTGCTCGTTCGCATCCAGCCGGTCCAGCTTCTCCGACTGCTTGGTGTACGAGTCGATCCACTTCTCATCCATCCGCTTGACCTGCTCAAGCACGACGGCGGTGACCCGCTCGTCCAGGCCGTCCGGGATCCGGTCGATACCCCAGAAGGCGGCGAAGTTGTCGTGCGCGGCGTCGTCGTGGAAGTACGCCAGGATGCAAGCGACCGAGCCGTCGACCTCGAAGTAGTCGGAGCGGAAGAGGTACTTCTCCTTCGGCTTCAGCGCGAGCAGGTGAGGGTAGGCGTCGAACGTGCCCTGGAGGTGCTTCACCTCCCGGCGGCGCTGCCACCAGTTCTTCTTCGCCTCGGCGGCCTCATCTGCTGCGCCGTCAGCTGCCGCAGTGTCCTGCACGCCCTCAGCCTGAGCAGCACCGTCCGCGCGCGGATCACCGACCACAAGCTCCGCGGTCTCATTCGTCTCGTCAGGCTTCTTTCCCGGAATGCCGAGCTGTGCCCGGACTTTCGTCATCAGCGCCATGGTGTCCTTCGTTCGTTCCTCGTCGTGGTGGTCGGCCTGGCGCTGGTCAGTTCAGCGACGCCTTGAGATTGAGCAGTTCGTCGTCGATGCCCTGGTAGAAGACCCGGAGCATCGGCAGGGCCTCCTCGCGGTCGAGTATCGTGGCTTCCTTGATCATCAGAGTCGAGCCGCCGACCTCGGCCTGGAGGACTTGGTGCCCCTTGCGCAGTGCGTCGGCGTTCTTGCCCTTGAGCAGCAGGTACTGGTGGATCGAGGTGAACTTCCCGCCCACGTGCTGCGTGAGAATGTCGTATTGCTCGTTCTGCAGCTCGATCAGATCGGGATCGCGGACCTGCAGGGCCTGGTTGCGCCGTTCCAGGTTCGCCACCTGGTGGTAGACCCGCTGCGGTTCCTTCGTCGTGATGAAGCTGTGCTCGCAGGCCGTCTCGACCTTGCGCCAGAAGGAGTCGACCCGATCGAGGATCCCGCCCCGGTCCTCGTCGAAGAGCAGATAGCTCGCCGATCCGACTACCAGGTAGACCTGGCCTTCACCGCCGTCGGAGAAGCGGATCAGCCCGTCCTCGTCGATCCCGTCGATGCCGACGATCGAGTAGAAGTCCGTGGGGTTCGAGCTGCGGCGCGTAAAGACGTGACGGGCCTTCGGCGGCAGGTAAACCAGGAAAGCCGGCACGCGCATGATGCGCAGCTCCTTCGTCTTCACCAGCCCGCCGAAGTAGGCGATCGCCGCCAGTCCCCAAAGAACGAAGAACGTGATGGCGACTGGGCCCGAGCTCGCGACGAACGTCGACGTGCTGAACCACAGCACGGCGAGGATGCCGCCGCCGAAGAAGAGCAGTTGCTTGATCGGGGAGGGCCTGGCCGCCAAGCCTCCCTTGCTCAGCGTGATCTCGTGGTCGAGGAAGCTCCTGCTCAGCGAACTCGGCACCTTGTAGGACAGTTTCGCCATGAATCTCTCATCTCCCCCTGCGACCTCAATGGCCATTGCTCGTTCTATCAAAAAGCCCTCATACGTGAGGTGTGTAGATAGCATCCTATCTCGGATAGGTCATTTAAATCGAGAATGAAAGGGGCTTAAATGGCGACACTCGATGACTCGGACTGGCGAGTCTGAGTCATCGAGTGTCGTCTGAGCGGCTGACAGATCAGTCGCGCAGTGAAAGCAGAGGCGCTCAGCCCATCGCTACCGCCTCGAAGCGCGGAACGTCGTCGCCCAGGTCGAGCACCGCCGGCGCATCAGCCGAGCCATCCCGGTCGAGGATCTCCTGACGGGACCGGCACTCCATCGAGCACGGACCGCTCCGAGCGCCGAAAGGGAGAAGCAGCTGGAGACCAAGAAGCTGCCGCCCTGCCGCCGCGCGTCTCCGCTGCAGCAGCTGCTTGAGGTCGACCATGTGATCGCGAAGGTGGAGGGATGAGCACGTCACCGGCGCCCGAGAAGGCCCTGCGCGAGGCGATGGCCCGCCTGATCGCGGGCAAGCAGCAGACCACCGACGGCAAGCTGACCAAGGAAAACCTCGACCGTGAGGCCGGGATCAGCCGGGCCACCATGAACCGGGCCGCCGAGATCATGGCCGAGTGGGACGCCTACGTCGAGACATACCGGCCGCCGCACCCGGGGCGAGAGCCAGCGGGACGCCGAGATCGCCGAACTGACCCGCAAGCTCAAGGTGAAGACGGCCGAGTGCATCGAGCTGAACCGCCGCCTGGACGCCGCCGCCACGGTGATCGCCGCCCTCCACCACGATAACCAGGCCCTGCACGAGCGCTTGGACGCCCGCGAGGGAGGCAACGTGCGGTCCCTGTCCGCATGGCGCGGGGAAATCCACGACCCGCCGTAACCCGGTTGTTTCCGCGGCTCCGGGTGACCACCAGGGTGAGGAGCCGCGGGAAACCACCATTCATCCGACCCGACATGACGCGCGGGGTGAACTCGGCCCAGATGGCCGGGATGGGTTTGGTCAGTGCGGGGTGGGGTGGTTGTGCAGGGCGGTGTACGGGAAGACCCCGAGGCTGCGGCAGTCCTCGCACAGGGACTGCATCCGCATCCCGGTGCCGTCGCCGCGGAAGCGGATGCGGCCCGAAGCTCCGCAGGCTTCGCAGGTGTGCTCGGAGGCGCTCTCGGCGGCATCGGTCAAGGCGGCGGCCCGGTCGGCGAACTCGCCGTCGAACTCGCCGACCTCGAAGCGGTCGGCGACGGCGACCCGCAGGCCGCCGAGCTGTGTGCTGAACTCCTCGATCCGGTAGCCGGGGTCAAGGGCGGACAGATCGCGGTGGAGTCTTTCGAGCAGTTCGGTCCAGCCGGGCCCGACGGTGGGGGCCCAGGTGGGGATCTGCCGGTCTGGGGCTTCGGTGAGCCGGGCATCGTCCGTCATGAGCACCATCTTCGCGCCCGGGTCTGACAACGGGCCGGGGATGCTGGCGGTGCCTCACGGTTCCGGACCGCACGCACGCCGTCGGGATTGTGCGGCCCGGTACCGGGGCATAGTTGGGATCTGATGGCTGGTCCGGGCGTCTAAGGCTCGCTCGGACCAGCCGGATACCGGTAGTTGGTGACCGGATCAGTGTAGGTTCCCCCGCTTCGAGGCCAATTGGCCTCTAGTGACCTGCGGTCTTACCCGCGGTCGCTGTACGGAGCCGGGAGGCCTTCCCGGAGTTCGAGACCCTTTCCTACACCCGGGAGGCTGGGGCGGTCCTGTGACCTGCACAGATTCACCGTTGGCCTCCGAGTGGCCCCTAAGGGCGGGAAGTGGCCCCCGTTTCGGGGAACCTACAATCAGGGCTGATATGGAACTCGCCGTCGGCGGCTCCGCCAAGGAAGGCGTCCCACTCGTCCGTGTAGAACAGAAGTGCGGGCCTGCTGGTGTCCTTCGAATCGCGCATGGCGACGATCCCTTCGACGAAGGCGACCTCGACGCATGCGCCGTTGCCGGAAGAGCGGCTGCTCTTCCGCCAGACGGCGGCGCTCAAGTCGACCTCGGGAGCGGGTCGCGTGTCGTTCGTGCTCATGTCTTGTGCATCTCCCTTGCGAGTTTTTCCAGGATGGCGGGGGTCTCTTGTGGGTCGGGAGCAGCTGCCCGCACCAGATCGAAGGTCTGGATGAACTTGCGGACGTCGCGCTCCTTCTCCAAGTACACGTTGCCTGCGATGGAGTCGACGTACACGACGGTGGGTGTCTGCGGCTCGAACTCCAGCAGCGAGAACGTCCCGGCCATCGCGATGTGGGCGCCCTTGGCCGTGGGCATGATCTGCAAGGTGACGTTGGGCATGGCCGCGGCTTCGATGAGGTGCTCGATCTGGGCCGCCATGACCTCCTTCCCGCCGACCGGGCGGCGAAGTGCGCTCTCCTCTACGACTACCCACAGTTCGAGGGGGTCGGGCTTGTTGGTCAGCCGGGTCTGGCGATCCTTGCGGAACCTCACCAGGCGGTCGATCTCGTCGAGTTCGCCCTGCCGTGCGGCACCGATGACGGCTTCCGCGTAGTCCTGGGTCTGTAGCAGGCCGTGAACGAAGATCGGTTCGTAGGAGCGCAGGACGCGGGCGTCGGACTCGAGGCCGGCGTAGGTGGCCATGCCGGAGGGCAGCACCTCTTCGTAGTGGGCCCACCAGCCCTGCTGCTGCGCGTCCTTGTGGATCTGCATCACGGTCTCCACCTGGGCGGCGTCCTCAACTCCGTACCACTGCAGCAGGTCGCGCACATCTCTGGCCTTGATTGGAGCCTGACCGGTTTCCACGCGACTGATCTTGGACTGCGAGCACTCCAGGTGCTCGGCGACTTCCTCGATCTTCTTGCCCGCGTGCTCACGCAGACGCCTGAGCTCGGACCCGAGCTGCCGGCGCCTCACTGTCGGTCCGCTGGCCGCAGCCATCACCCCTCCTCGCCTTCACCGCGTCGTCGGCGTGTTGCTGTACGCAAGTGTGCCGCACCAGGTGCCAGTTGCGCCTTCGCGCCCATGTTCGGACTTCGAAGAGTGGCAGCCGAAAATGAATATGCCACTTCTCTGACGCACTTGCGTGAGAGAACTTCGCTCCGCCATCCTAAGGGCGGTTCACGATCCGTAGCGCTTCCATCGCTGATCGTTCATGGCGGGGGTGCGCGGGTGCCGTCCGACCGGGAGGAGCGCTGGCGATGCGAACGGTGCCACAGCAGATGCGCCAGCGCTGGACGGACGGAATCCGAGCCCTGCCGATAGCCGCTCCGGTGACCGGCCGACGGCTGTCCTTCACGGTCGAGGCCATCGAGGCATCCGTGCCCGCCGCCCGGCACGAGGTCGCCGCCCAGCTGGCCATGTGGGGCCTGCCGCGCGGCTCGGATCTGGTCGACACCGCTCTGCTCGCGGTCAGCGAGCTGGTCACCAACTCGGTGCAGCACGCGGCCGTTTCATCGCCGACAGCGGATGTGGCGGTGGGCATGGACGGCGACCACCTGATGGTCGCCGTGCACGACCGCCACCCGCAGCTCCCGCAGCCGCTCGATGTCCCGCACCTGGACGGCAGCGGCGGCTGGGGCCTGAGACTGGTCGAGGCCCTGGCCGCGCAGGCGGGCGGGAAGACCAGCGCGCCACCGGACGCGGACGGGCTCGGCAAGACCGTCACGGTCTGCTTGCCTCTCCCTGTTCTTCGGCCGGCGGCGGCATGTACCCCCGTGGCGCCGCCGCCGGCCGAGTCGCCCCCGTGGCACTGACACGGGATGCGCGGCGGGCGCCGTTCCCTCCCTGCGGCGCCGTCGGCGGCCCCGCCCAGCCGCACGAACTCGCGGCGGGGCCGCCCCCAGGACATCGCCTTCACACCACTGAAAGACCCCTCGCTGACCAAGCTCCCCCAGGAGGAGAAGTGCCTGAACCAGCCGCCGGGCAACTGCCGTTCCGGGTCGAGTCCGATGCCGCTGCGCGCGAAGTCGTGGTGTGGAAGACCTTCGGCGTCCCGCCCCGGCAGACCATGCGGCGCAAGGCCATCGGGTCACTGGAGGTGCTGGCCGCAGAGGTCGCCGTCCACCGGCACGAAGCCTTCCTCCAGCACAGCCTCGCCCAGACACTCGCGTCGGCCGCCGTTCAGCATCTGGGCGCCGACCCGCAGAGCCTGGAGGCCGCGGTCAAGGCGCTGTCCGATCCCGCCGACACCACCCCCGTCAGCCAGATCCTGCGACGCGGCCCCATGCCGCCACAGCGGACCGGTTGACCTCCTGAACCGTTCTGCCCAGCCTGGGTGCTCCCCCGTGTCCGGGCGCGGGCAGACCTCCAGACTCCCGGCATGCGACGTATGTCGGGGACGGCCCGAAGCCGACGGACGCGGCGGCGCCACCGCGACCCGTACGGCGGCCAGGGCCACCAGCACCACCGACATGAGCAACACCCCGACAAGCAGGAGGATTTGCCATGAACGCCATTGCGATCGAGACCAAGGCGGCCGTCCCGGCCGCCGACGTGGTCGACCTCGACCTGGATGTCAAGATCGTCACTGCCGGTCCCGTGGCGGCGGCGCTGCTGAGCAGCACCGACGACGGGTGCGACACCAAGAAGAACGGCGACTGCTGACCTGATCGCCGGGGGTGCCTGCGGCGGGGAGTTCTCGCCGTAGGCACCCCGCTCAGAGATGAGTCGCACCACGGAGGAACGGCCGCTCGGGAGGCGCGAGAGTGAAGGCCAAGACACCGATGCCGTACTACCGACTGACCGGGCCGGCGATGCTGCGAGCAAGTACGCACCCGGGCGACGTGCCGCTGCCGCCGTGGCCCGGCATGTCCAACGACGCCGATGGCGATCGGTGGAGGAGGTGGCTCGCCCGGACATGGGCCAACCGCCCTGTGGCCGAGGCCGTCTGGATCGCCAGTCCGGTGCTTGCCGAGCAGGTCGACGCTGTGCTCGCCGGACGGCTGGCTGGTACTGGGCAGCTGCGGCGGATGGTGCTGGCGCTGTCCCGCTACCTGGCGCGGATGGGCAGCCGTGCCACTCCGTTCGGGGCCTTCGCCGGTGTGAGCACGGCGCACTTCGGATCGCGCGCGTCTGTGCGGTGGACGGATCGTCAGTACGTACGCACGCGGGCGGACACGGTGTGGCTCGCCGACGTGATCGCCCGCCTCGAAGGCTGCGCGGAGCTGCGGTTGCGGCTGCCGGTCGTGCTGAACGACCTGGCCGTCGTACGCGGTGAGCGACTTGTCGTGTCCTGGGCTCCCCATGCCAGCACCGACCGCCCGCAGGGCGAGGCGTCGGTGCGGCTCATCCCGGTCCTGCAGACGATCCGGGAGACAGCCCGGTCTCCCCTCCGGGCCGGTGACCTGGTCGACAAGATCGCCGCCGAGCACCCCGGCGCCCCATCGGAAGCGCTAGCGGCGCTGGTGGGTGACCTGATGGCGCGGGGCGTGCTGATCAGCAGCCTGCGTCCCCCCTCGACCGCCACCGACGCGCTCGCCTACCTCCTCGACCGGCTGGACCAGGAGGATGCGGCGGGCATCCCGGAGGTGAAACCGCTGCTGGGTGAATTGCGGGAGATCCAAGACCAGTTACATGCCGCCGACCGCACCGATCC
Above is a genomic segment from Streptomyces sp. NBC_01454 containing:
- a CDS encoding helix-turn-helix domain-containing protein, whose translation is MAAASGPTVRRRQLGSELRRLREHAGKKIEEVAEHLECSQSKISRVETGQAPIKARDVRDLLQWYGVEDAAQVETVMQIHKDAQQQGWWAHYEEVLPSGMATYAGLESDARVLRSYEPIFVHGLLQTQDYAEAVIGAARQGELDEIDRLVRFRKDRQTRLTNKPDPLELWVVVEESALRRPVGGKEVMAAQIEHLIEAAAMPNVTLQIMPTAKGAHIAMAGTFSLLEFEPQTPTVVYVDSIAGNVYLEKERDVRKFIQTFDLVRAAAPDPQETPAILEKLAREMHKT
- a CDS encoding DUF397 domain-containing protein, yielding MSTNDTRPAPEVDLSAAVWRKSSRSSGNGACVEVAFVEGIVAMRDSKDTSRPALLFYTDEWDAFLGGAADGEFHISPDCRFPETGATSRP
- a CDS encoding FxLD family lanthipeptide, coding for MNAIAIETKAAVPAADVVDLDLDVKIVTAGPVAAALLSSTDDGCDTKKNGDC
- a CDS encoding ATP-binding protein translates to MRTVPQQMRQRWTDGIRALPIAAPVTGRRLSFTVEAIEASVPAARHEVAAQLAMWGLPRGSDLVDTALLAVSELVTNSVQHAAVSSPTADVAVGMDGDHLMVAVHDRHPQLPQPLDVPHLDGSGGWGLRLVEALAAQAGGKTSAPPDADGLGKTVTVCLPLPVLRPAAACTPVAPPPAESPPWH